In a genomic window of Alcanivorax sp.:
- a CDS encoding di-heme oxidoredictase family protein, which yields MRYLLLSLVTLLAACDQGPTFTEAEPGEHLSAGDATVTKTDQNAFSLPLANLSPSRRLDFSVGNSFFRNPWVIGPASTDARDGLGPLFNTNACQNCHIKDGRGHPPAADAKQAVSMLVRLSVPASETDDLTRSGLVPEPNYGGQFQDAAIPGIEPEGRVRVTYEPVTMTFADGHQVTLRKPRLEFFDLAYGEMHPATLFSARVAPPMIGLGLLEAIPEADLLAHADPNDDDGDGISGRANRVWDSAANTTAMGRFGWKAGQPGVLQQSAGAFANDMGLNSHLVPTDSCAPSQTDCLAMPNGGDVEVSDSVLNSVVFYSRTLAVPARRNVDDPQVLKGKGLFHEANCQGCHVPKFTTGAQAPEPELANQTIRPYTDLLLHDMGPGLADGRPEFLANSQEWRTAPLWGIGLTEAVNGHTQFLHDGRARNLMEAVLWHGGEAAASRDKVLTFDADQRAALLAFLNSL from the coding sequence TTGCGATATCTCCTGCTGTCCCTGGTCACCCTGTTGGCCGCCTGCGATCAGGGGCCGACATTTACCGAAGCAGAGCCCGGTGAGCACCTGTCCGCCGGTGATGCCACCGTTACCAAAACCGACCAGAATGCGTTTTCCCTGCCGCTGGCCAACCTGTCACCCTCCCGGCGCCTGGATTTCAGTGTCGGTAACAGCTTCTTTCGCAATCCCTGGGTGATCGGCCCGGCCTCCACGGATGCCCGTGATGGTCTGGGGCCTCTTTTCAACACCAATGCCTGCCAGAACTGCCACATCAAGGATGGCCGTGGCCATCCGCCGGCAGCGGACGCCAAGCAGGCGGTGTCCATGCTGGTGCGCCTGTCGGTACCGGCCAGTGAAACCGATGACCTGACCCGCAGTGGCCTGGTGCCCGAGCCCAACTACGGTGGCCAGTTCCAGGACGCAGCCATCCCGGGGATCGAACCGGAAGGGCGGGTACGGGTGACCTATGAGCCGGTCACCATGACCTTTGCCGATGGCCATCAGGTGACGCTGCGCAAACCGCGTCTTGAGTTCTTCGATCTGGCCTATGGGGAGATGCATCCGGCCACCCTGTTTTCTGCCAGGGTGGCGCCACCGATGATTGGGCTGGGGCTGTTGGAAGCCATTCCGGAAGCGGACCTGCTGGCCCATGCGGACCCCAACGATGACGACGGTGATGGCATCAGCGGTCGTGCCAACCGGGTCTGGGACTCGGCGGCCAATACCACTGCCATGGGCCGCTTTGGCTGGAAAGCCGGCCAGCCCGGGGTGTTGCAGCAAAGCGCCGGGGCGTTTGCCAACGACATGGGGTTGAACAGCCATCTGGTGCCCACGGATTCCTGCGCGCCCAGCCAGACCGATTGTCTGGCCATGCCCAATGGCGGTGACGTGGAGGTGAGCGACAGCGTGCTTAACAGCGTGGTGTTCTATTCGCGCACCCTGGCGGTGCCGGCTCGTCGCAATGTGGATGATCCCCAGGTGCTCAAGGGCAAGGGCCTGTTCCATGAGGCCAACTGCCAGGGCTGCCATGTGCCCAAATTCACCACCGGCGCCCAGGCCCCGGAGCCGGAGCTGGCCAATCAGACCATTCGCCCCTACACCGATCTGTTACTGCACGACATGGGGCCGGGGCTGGCGGACGGCCGCCCGGAATTCCTGGCCAACAGTCAGGAGTGGCGTACCGCCCCGCTGTGGGGTATCGGCCTGACGGAAGCGGTGAATGGACACACCCAGTTCCTGCACGATGGCCGCGCCCGTAACCTGATGGAAGCCGTGCTTTGGCATGGTGGTGAAGCGGCGGCGTCGCGGGACAAGGTGCTGACATTCGATGCCGATCAGCGCGCCGCCCTGCTGGCATTCCTCAATTCCCTGTAA
- a CDS encoding imelysin family protein, producing MRSVVLLLLVVVLAACSNPREEVAKQLANQVLLPAHEQWHASNTALLDSSRAWCADEQALEDLKRVFHETQTAWARLQPLMVGPLAEGNRSWQVQFWPDKRNMVARQTEALLDEFDDLDQQQLDGASVVVQGLTAFEYVLFDDKVAIVDNRERYCPLLVGIAHHQQTLSSEVLDLWQQPGGMLEQLTTFPNDRYANADEALGGILRVQVTGVDTLKKKLGTPMGRHNNGTPQPYQAEAWRSRHSAQNLLASVDGAQGVWERIRTLVGDAQLAGDIDTAYKSVRDKLAGLPAPLMEMVQDKASQPQLQSLYADLDALENLQQTDLARHLGIQIGFNANDGD from the coding sequence ATGCGTTCAGTGGTTCTGCTGTTGTTGGTGGTGGTGTTGGCCGCTTGCAGCAATCCGCGCGAGGAGGTGGCGAAGCAGTTGGCCAACCAGGTGTTGCTGCCCGCCCATGAGCAGTGGCATGCCAGCAATACGGCGCTGCTCGACAGCAGTCGCGCCTGGTGCGCCGACGAGCAGGCACTGGAGGATCTGAAGCGGGTATTCCATGAGACCCAGACGGCCTGGGCGCGACTACAGCCGTTGATGGTGGGGCCGCTCGCCGAGGGTAATCGCAGCTGGCAGGTCCAGTTCTGGCCGGACAAGCGCAATATGGTGGCGCGCCAGACCGAGGCCTTGCTGGATGAATTCGACGATCTGGATCAGCAGCAACTGGATGGCGCCAGTGTGGTGGTGCAGGGGCTTACCGCGTTTGAATATGTGCTCTTCGATGACAAGGTCGCCATCGTTGATAACCGGGAACGCTACTGTCCGCTGCTGGTCGGTATTGCCCACCATCAGCAGACACTGTCTTCCGAGGTGCTGGACCTGTGGCAGCAACCCGGTGGCATGCTTGAGCAACTCACGACCTTTCCCAATGACCGTTATGCCAATGCGGATGAGGCGCTGGGTGGCATCCTGCGCGTTCAGGTTACCGGCGTGGATACCCTGAAAAAGAAGCTTGGCACTCCCATGGGTCGGCATAACAACGGAACGCCACAGCCCTATCAGGCGGAAGCCTGGCGCAGCCGCCATTCCGCGCAAAACCTGCTGGCCTCTGTGGATGGGGCTCAGGGGGTATGGGAGCGGATCCGCACCCTGGTCGGTGATGCACAGCTGGCGGGTGACATTGATACGGCCTACAAAAGTGTGCGCGACAAGCTGGCTGGCCTGCCTGCCCCGTTGATGGAGATGGTGCAGGACAAGGCCAGCCAACCACAGCTGCAGTCGCTGTATGCGGATCTGGATGCGCTGGAAAACCTGCAACAGACCGACCTGGCCCGGCACCTGGGTATCCAGATCGGCTTCAATGCCAACGACGGTGATTAG
- a CDS encoding DUF1513 domain-containing protein has product MPLTRRQLLGAGAAVAGIAALGGWTVWSGRGQSPLLLSARNDSAGKHYAVGYHLDGRRAFATPVTERCHDVCRHPFLPLALYVGRRPSRESYLVDLRDGALLQTLHSQPQRHFYGHAVFHNSGQWLYATENDTDEPGRGVLGRYLLDNKRLQLIHDGEVPSHGVGPHQLAWLPDGESLVIGNGGIRTEGGSRAEMNLDAMAPSLVIMDRQGERISKETLPQQQNSIRHLAVANDGTVITGQQYHGPAWDSVPLLAIKRPGEPYQPFPVSNGQLALMNQYTASIAIHNEKRLVAMTAPRGNRFFVWDLDSAATVVDAPMPDCAGVGAVPGGFAVTSGQGRCRYFDCSGRTVKSHWLELPDGWWDNHLWLG; this is encoded by the coding sequence ATGCCACTGACACGACGACAATTACTGGGTGCTGGCGCGGCGGTGGCCGGCATTGCCGCCCTCGGTGGCTGGACGGTCTGGTCAGGGCGAGGGCAATCGCCGCTGCTGCTCTCGGCCCGCAATGACAGCGCCGGCAAGCATTATGCGGTCGGCTATCATCTGGATGGGCGTCGCGCCTTTGCCACGCCGGTGACAGAGCGTTGTCACGATGTCTGTCGCCACCCCTTTCTGCCCCTGGCCCTGTATGTCGGGCGTCGCCCGTCCCGGGAAAGTTATCTGGTGGACCTGCGCGATGGTGCTCTGCTACAGACCCTGCACAGTCAGCCGCAACGGCATTTTTACGGTCACGCCGTCTTCCACAACAGTGGCCAATGGCTGTATGCCACGGAGAACGATACCGATGAACCGGGCCGTGGTGTGCTGGGACGTTACCTGCTGGACAACAAGCGTCTGCAGCTGATCCATGACGGAGAGGTACCGAGTCACGGTGTAGGTCCGCATCAACTGGCCTGGTTGCCGGATGGCGAATCCCTGGTGATCGGTAATGGTGGTATTCGTACCGAAGGCGGCAGCCGTGCGGAAATGAATCTGGATGCCATGGCGCCGAGCCTGGTGATCATGGATCGCCAGGGTGAAAGGATCAGCAAGGAAACCCTGCCGCAACAACAGAACAGTATCCGTCACCTGGCGGTGGCCAATGACGGCACCGTGATCACCGGCCAGCAATACCATGGTCCGGCCTGGGACAGCGTCCCGCTGCTTGCCATCAAGCGCCCCGGTGAGCCCTATCAGCCTTTCCCGGTGAGCAACGGGCAACTGGCATTGATGAACCAGTACACCGCCAGTATTGCCATTCACAATGAAAAACGCCTGGTCGCCATGACCGCCCCGCGCGGCAATCGTTTCTTTGTCTGGGATCTGGACAGTGCTGCCACCGTGGTGGATGCGCCAATGCCTGACTGCGCAGGCGTGGGCGCCGTGCCCGGTGGTTTTGCGGTGACGTCCGGACAGGGCCGATGCCGTTACTTCGACTGTTCTGGTCGTACCGTGAAAAGCCATTGGCTGGAACTGCCCGATGGCTGGTGGGATAACCATCTCTGGCTGGGGTGA
- a CDS encoding helix-turn-helix domain-containing protein has protein sequence MSTLFSIGTLSQATGCKVETIRYYEKIGLMPEPARSEGGQRRYHRKHRERLQFIRHSRELGFTLDDIRELLAMSEQHGHADSIARRHRAAVQARIQALTALRNELDRMIEECEQGHTGECRVIEVLSDHQECRGDH, from the coding sequence ATGAGCACGCTTTTTTCCATCGGCACCCTCAGCCAGGCCACCGGCTGCAAGGTGGAAACCATCCGCTACTACGAAAAGATCGGCCTGATGCCTGAACCGGCCCGCAGCGAAGGCGGCCAGCGCCGCTATCACCGCAAGCACCGAGAGCGGCTGCAATTCATCCGCCACAGCCGGGAGCTGGGTTTTACGCTGGATGATATTCGCGAATTGCTGGCCATGAGCGAACAGCATGGCCATGCGGACAGCATCGCCCGCCGCCACCGGGCGGCTGTGCAGGCGCGCATCCAGGCACTGACGGCATTGCGCAATGAGCTGGACCGGATGATCGAAGAATGCGAACAGGGACATACCGGGGAGTGCCGAGTCATCGAGGTACTCAGCGATCACCAGGAATGCCGTGGCGACCACTGA
- a CDS encoding DUF3703 domain-containing protein: MNEPQRQAFAVAMADARQAYRQRHWQRAFALLERAHVLGQTRMMPHVQSHWWMLKVGWQRRDAREVRGQLLRLPAAMLLSRLWVPLGNTGGANVSPVQPMPIADDLRELMETD, encoded by the coding sequence GTGAATGAACCACAGAGACAGGCGTTTGCGGTAGCCATGGCCGACGCCCGCCAGGCTTATCGGCAGCGCCATTGGCAGCGGGCGTTTGCATTGCTGGAACGAGCCCACGTGCTGGGCCAGACCCGGATGATGCCCCATGTGCAGAGCCACTGGTGGATGCTGAAAGTGGGTTGGCAACGCCGCGATGCCCGGGAAGTGCGGGGGCAGCTACTGCGGCTGCCGGCGGCCATGCTACTGTCGCGCCTGTGGGTGCCGCTGGGTAATACCGGCGGCGCCAATGTGAGCCCGGTACAACCCATGCCGATTGCCGATGACCTGCGTGAACTGATGGAGACTGACTGA
- a CDS encoding cation diffusion facilitator family transporter, which yields MGCCDTDIQASPAPEYRRVLWVVLLINAVMFVVEATSGVLADSRALQADALDFLGDTATYGLTLWALGQSLAWRLRAARIKGISLLIMGVVVLGNSVWALLQGNAPQGQMMMGVAGLALTANVVSALLLMRYRQGDANIRSVWLCSRNDAIANLAVLLSGALVVWQGSRWPDLLVALAIAGLFTHSALSILRQANNEREPDNCC from the coding sequence ATGGGCTGTTGCGATACCGATATCCAGGCCAGTCCGGCGCCGGAATACCGCCGGGTGTTATGGGTGGTGCTGCTAATCAATGCGGTGATGTTTGTGGTGGAAGCGACCTCCGGGGTACTGGCGGACTCCCGTGCCCTGCAGGCGGATGCGCTGGATTTTCTGGGTGATACGGCCACCTATGGACTGACTCTGTGGGCGCTGGGGCAGTCCCTGGCCTGGCGGCTGCGCGCTGCCCGGATCAAGGGGATTTCCCTGCTGATCATGGGGGTAGTGGTGCTGGGCAACAGTGTCTGGGCTTTGCTGCAGGGGAATGCGCCCCAGGGCCAGATGATGATGGGCGTGGCCGGGCTGGCACTGACCGCCAACGTGGTCAGTGCCCTGCTGTTGATGCGTTACCGCCAGGGGGATGCCAATATTCGCTCAGTCTGGCTGTGTTCGCGTAACGATGCCATTGCCAATCTGGCGGTACTGCTCTCCGGGGCGCTGGTGGTCTGGCAGGGCAGTCGCTGGCCGGACCTGCTGGTGGCGCTGGCCATTGCCGGCCTGTTTACCCACAGCGCCCTGTCCATTTTGCGTCAGGCCAACAATGAGCG